The Lytechinus pictus isolate F3 Inbred chromosome 15, Lp3.0, whole genome shotgun sequence genome contains a region encoding:
- the LOC129270244 gene encoding uncharacterized protein LOC129270244 has protein sequence MVYCQAFGCNNTTNTGCKKHGVSFHAIPDPLKRPEECRKWIAALKVEKFDFKTYRFNRSNVVCSEHFVESDFVEDLRAKLMGSKEKKRLKDGAIPSVFDYRPLPKRRRLSEDRDAKVTAKRYLQSVLEEPVLEESVPSSSSTSSSFKASSSASKYPEAGSHEKRYKSRRRRKRKKISSDDDKGDLVKVHASCQTFHSGVKMTQDNFTQCPEDFSYVTDEHKYSCGSTQLLKPVISFSAVSQPFAAQEHSHPSTPEEEPEFQHVSARLPLTNHSPTPSEPRSATSHLQEVSDQTEDTTVSPATPTEPMDTADSPASPVSSDFESKKNSSDSSYEPSSEESSSSDSDDDEPDELRFCKDRKFVVFESQLNTLLYSMHCNACATGYIAELKKQCVGTMLKVDVICICGNIVTKWVSQPTIGRQPVGNILFSAALLLSGSSYEKVSFFWELFNIQYISQKTHNETQSNILQPVINTYYEQEIEEQQQHARGEPVTVIGDGRCDSPGYSAKFCTYTMMNMKTNKILGMALVSVKEATSSVGMEKIGCRRVMDNLLENGIDVAVFATDRHVGIRKMMKDDFPWIDHQFDVWHLGKSFQKRLLAKAKLKNCEDLGPWIRATSNHLWWSTQNCEEDPVMLVEMFQSMTHHVCDVHSWISGDKFHKCAHEELSVEDEEETKWLTPGSKSHESLQSVLFDKRLVKDIKQLSKACHTGELEVFHNLYLKYCPKRQHFFYPAMLARTQLAVLDHNFNTGRKQATIKKPRKGSGQKGALRYKYAYSKATKTWIVRKVPEDKEYTYLWDILVGCLQMKSGNFEVQPANIPHLPQNIAPVPRPPQEDLLAHFTTRFAK, from the exons ATGGTCTACTGTCAAGCTTTCGGTTGCAATAATACTACAAATACTGGGTGTAAAAAGCATGGAGTAAGCTTCCATGCTATTCCAGATCCTCTTAAAAGGCCAGAGGAATGTAGGAAATGGATTGCTGCACTCAAAGTTGAGAAATTTGACTTCAAAACCTACAGGTTTAACAGGAGCAATGTGGTGTGCAGCGAGCACTTCGTGGAGAGCGATTTTGTGGAGGACCTCCGAGCAAAGTTGATGGGATCCAAGGAAAAGAAGAGGCTGAAAGATGGTGCCATACCCTCAGTTTTCGATTATAGGCCTTTGCCTAAACGAAGAAGACTGTCAGAAGATAGGGACGCCAAAGTGACAGCGAAAAGG TACCTGCAGTCAGTTCTGGAAGAACCTGTATTGGAGGAATCAGTTCCAAGCAGCAGTTCAACTTCATCAAGTTTCAAGGCATCTTCTTCAGCGTCAAAATATCCCGAG gcAGGAAGCCATGAAAAACGTTACAAGTCAAGGCGGCGGCGGAAACGAAAGAAGATTTCTTCAGATGAT GATAAAGGAGATCTGGTTAAAGTTCATGCAAGCTGCCAAACATTCCACTCAGGTGTAAAGATGACACAAGACAACTTTACACAATGTCCAGAAGACTTCTCATATGTCACTGATGAGCACAAGTACTCGTGTGGAAGCACCCAACTCCTGAAACCAGTCATCTCATTCTCAGCTGTATCACAGCCTTTTGCAGCTCAAGAGCATAGCCATCCGTCAACTCCAGAAGAAGAACCAGAATTTCAACATGTATCTGCACGTCTCCCTTTGACAAATCACTCCCCTACACCATCTGAACCCAGATCAGCAACGTCTCATCTGCAAGAAGTATCAGATCAAACAGAAGATACAACAGTCAGTCCAGCAACTCCAACAGAGCCAATGGATACAGCAGATTCACCAGCCAGTCCTGTCTCATCTGATTTTGAAAGTAAGAAGAACTCCAGTGATTCATCTTATGAACCATCATCCGAAGAGAGTTCTTCATCTGACTCAGATGATGATGAGCCAGATGAGCTTAGGTTCTGCAAGGATAGGAAATTTGTTGTGTTTGAATCTCAGCTGAACACCCTTCTGTATAGTATGCATTGCAATGCTTGTGCTACTGGATACATTGCAGAGTTGAAGAAGCAATGTGTGGGGACAATGCTGAAGGTTGATGTTATCTGTATCTGTGGTAATATTGTTACCAAGTGGGTGTCTCAACCCACTATCGGACGTCAACCTGTTGGAAATATCCTATTTTCAGCAGCTCTTCTCTTGAGTGGCAGCTCCTATGAAAAAGTGTCATTTTTCTGGGAGCTCTTTAATATCCAGTACATTTCACAAAAAACGCACAATGAAACCCAGAGCAACATACTACAGCCAGTCATCAATACGTATTATGAACAAGAGATAGAAGAACAACAGCAACATGCTAGAGGGGAGCCAGTGACGGTAATTGGTGATGGAAGGTGTGATTCACCTGGCTATAGTGCCAAATTTTGTACATACACAATGATGAACATGAAAACCAACAAGATTCTGGGGATGGCCTTGGTTTCAGTGAAAGAAGCAACAAGCTCCGTTGGAATGGAGAAAATCGGATGCAGGAGAGTTATGGATAACTTACTAGAGAATGGGATTGATGTCGCGGTGTTTGCTACAGACAGGCATGTGGGCATTCGCAAAATGATGAAGGATGACTTTCCATGGATTGACCATCAATTCGATGTTTGGCATCTTGGGAAATCATTCCAGAAGAGGTTATTAGCCAAGGCAAAGCTGAAGAACTGTGAAGATCTTGGGCCTTGGATCAGAGCAACGTCAAACCATCTTTGGTGGTCAACACAAAACTGTGAGGAAGACCCAGTTATGTTGGTGGAGATGTTCCAGTCCATGACCCATCATGTGTGCGATGTACATTCTTGGATTTCAGGTGATAAGTTTCACAAGTGCGCTCATGAGGAACTGTCTGTCGAAGATGAAGAAGAGACAAAGTGGTTGACACCTGGGTCAAAATCACATGAATCTCTCCAGTCAGTCCTTTTTGACAAAAGGCTAGTAAAAGACATAAAGCAGCTATCAAAAGCTTGCCACACTGGGGAATTGGAAGTGTTCCATAACCTCTACCTGAAGTATTGCCCAAAGAGACAGCATTTCTTCTATCCCGCCATGCTAGCTCGCACCCAGTTGGCGGTACTAGACCACAACTTCAACACTGGTAGGAAACAAGCAACAATAAAAAAGCCAAGAAAAGGGTCCGGCCAGAAGGGTGCTCTCCGGTACAAGTATGCCTACTCCAAAGCAACCAAAACTTGGATTGTACGGAAGGTTCCAGAGGATAAGGAATACACCTACTTGTGGGACATCTTAGTGGGTTGTCTGCAGATGAAGAGTGGCAACTTCGAAGTTCAACCTGCTAACATACCACACCTTCCTCAAAACATAGCCCCTGTCCCAAGACCACCACAAGAAGATCTGCTCGCTCATTTTACCACTCGATTTGCCAAATAA